CCTGGTACGAACAGAGCCGGCGCGCCCTCGACCTGCTCGATGCGGCCGAAGCCGCCATCGGCCAGAAGAGCGAGGCGCCGCGCGGGCAATTGAAGGTGAGCGCGCCGGTGTGGTGTGCCACGCCGCGCTTCGCGCGCGTGCTGGCCGACTACCGCGAGCGCTTTCCCGAAGTGCTGGTCGACATCCACCTGGAAAACCGCAAGGTCGACCTCGCGGCCGATGGCTACGACCTGGCGCTGCGTGCCACGCAGGAGCCCTCGCCGGCGCTCATCGCGCGGCCGCTGTGCCGCGTGCCCTTTCACCTGGCCGGCACGCCCGCCTACCTGCGCCGCATGGGCAGCCCGGTACTGCCGGCCGACGTGGCCCGGCTCGGCGCCATCGTGCCGAGCTACGTGAACCTGGAGAATCTTTCGCTCAAGGGACCGGGCGGCCGGATGTTTCCACTGCGGCTCGCACCGGTGATGCGCTCGGACGACACCACGCTCACCCTGCATGCGGTGCGCGCGGACATGGGCGTTGCCTTCCTGCCCGAATGGCTGGTCGACGACGACCTGGCGGCGGGCCGGCTGGTGCGGCTCCTGCCCGACCACGCCCCGCATCCGGTCACGCTGTTCGCGGTGTACACCAGCCGCCAGTACATGGCCCCCAAGCTGCGCAGCTTCATCGACTTTCTGGGCGAGCGGCTGGGCGGCCAACCGCCGGCCACCGCCAAACGCACCCTTTCGGGGCAAGGGAATGCCGCCCGGGGCTAAAGTCGCTGCTTCGCCTGGAGACTGCCCGCCTTGTTCCGCTTCTTCGAAAAACTGCTCCACCCCTACCCCGCCGCCGAACCGTCGCCGCCTCCGGCGGGCCTCTTCGCCTTCCTGTGGGCCTGCACCCATGGCCTGCGCCTCAAGATGGCCGCCATGGCGGCGCTCACGGCGGTGATCTCGACCTTCGAGGCCTTGCTGTTCGCGGTGCTCGGACGCATCGTCGACTGGCTCGGCGGCCAGGTGCCGGCACGTCTGTGGGCGGAGCGCGGCGACACGCTCATGGGGCTGGCCGCGCTGCTGGTGATCAGCATCGCCGTGGTCGCGC
The Variovorax sp. OAS795 genome window above contains:
- a CDS encoding LysR family transcriptional regulator codes for the protein MDRLTSLRVFREVVEAGSFVAAAERLAMSPPMASKHVAQLEKSLGARLLHRSSRHLSLTEAGTAWYEQSRRALDLLDAAEAAIGQKSEAPRGQLKVSAPVWCATPRFARVLADYRERFPEVLVDIHLENRKVDLAADGYDLALRATQEPSPALIARPLCRVPFHLAGTPAYLRRMGSPVLPADVARLGAIVPSYVNLENLSLKGPGGRMFPLRLAPVMRSDDTTLTLHAVRADMGVAFLPEWLVDDDLAAGRLVRLLPDHAPHPVTLFAVYTSRQYMAPKLRSFIDFLGERLGGQPPATAKRTLSGQGNAARG